Proteins from a genomic interval of Desulfovibrio piger:
- a CDS encoding L-lactate permease, whose amino-acid sequence MAWTQVYEPLGGIGLSALAASVPLIILFYMLAFRQAKGHIAAVAGLVGALLVAILVWKMPVGLAVNSVALGACFGLFPIVWIVITAVWVYNMTVESGEFEIIKDSLARLTDDRRLQALFIAFAFSCFIEGTAGFGTPVAIAAAMLVGLGFTPLWGAGIALIANTAPVAFGAIGVPLIVAAQVSGLDQMTVSAIAGRQLPLLSLIVPLWVCVVMCGFKRSMEVLPAIIVAGVAFGGAQFLLANFHGPTLPDIGSAIATIVALMLLLKVWQPKSIFRFEGEAPSNLEGQGYPLAVVLRAWAPYLVLAVFVFFWGLGSFKAILNGLPGTVFNISWPGLDGEVMKTAPIVQADAVYGAKFTFNWLSAGGTAILLSGLVSVPFMPKYGYGKAIACFMRTLKQLTFPILTIAMILGLAYLMNYSGMSSTLGLAFTHTGWLFPFFSPLLGWLGVFLTGSDTSSCALFGGMQKDTALAVGMRPELAVASNASGGVTAKMISPQSLSVATAATNNAGQEGKLFRFTIGHSIGMTLVLCVLAYLQAGPLSWMLP is encoded by the coding sequence ATGGCTTGGACTCAGGTTTACGAACCTCTGGGAGGCATCGGCCTGTCGGCACTGGCGGCATCCGTACCGCTGATCATTCTGTTCTACATGCTGGCTTTCCGGCAGGCGAAAGGTCATATCGCCGCCGTGGCCGGTCTGGTGGGCGCCCTGCTGGTGGCCATCCTGGTCTGGAAAATGCCGGTAGGCCTGGCAGTCAACTCCGTGGCCCTGGGGGCCTGCTTCGGCCTGTTCCCCATCGTCTGGATCGTCATCACGGCCGTGTGGGTCTACAACATGACCGTGGAATCCGGTGAGTTCGAGATCATCAAAGACTCCCTGGCCCGCCTGACGGACGACCGTCGTCTGCAGGCCCTGTTCATCGCCTTCGCCTTCTCCTGCTTCATCGAAGGTACCGCCGGTTTCGGCACCCCCGTGGCCATCGCCGCCGCCATGCTGGTGGGCCTGGGCTTCACCCCGCTGTGGGGCGCCGGTATCGCCCTGATCGCCAACACCGCCCCCGTGGCCTTCGGCGCCATCGGTGTGCCGCTGATCGTGGCCGCCCAGGTGTCCGGCCTTGACCAGATGACCGTCTCCGCCATTGCCGGTCGTCAGCTGCCCCTGCTGTCCCTGATCGTGCCCCTGTGGGTCTGCGTGGTCATGTGCGGCTTCAAGCGTTCCATGGAAGTGCTGCCCGCCATCATCGTGGCCGGTGTGGCCTTTGGCGGCGCCCAGTTCCTGCTGGCCAACTTCCACGGCCCGACCCTGCCCGACATCGGTTCCGCCATCGCCACCATCGTGGCCCTGATGCTGCTGCTCAAGGTCTGGCAGCCCAAGAGCATCTTCCGCTTCGAAGGCGAAGCTCCCTCCAACCTGGAAGGCCAGGGCTATCCTCTGGCCGTCGTGCTGCGCGCCTGGGCCCCGTACCTGGTGCTGGCCGTGTTCGTGTTCTTCTGGGGCCTGGGCTCCTTCAAGGCCATCCTCAACGGCCTGCCCGGCACCGTGTTCAACATCTCCTGGCCCGGCCTGGATGGCGAAGTCATGAAGACCGCCCCCATCGTGCAGGCTGACGCCGTGTACGGCGCCAAGTTCACCTTCAACTGGCTGTCCGCTGGCGGTACCGCCATCCTGCTGTCCGGTCTGGTGTCCGTGCCCTTCATGCCCAAGTACGGTTACGGCAAGGCCATCGCCTGCTTCATGCGTACCCTGAAGCAGCTGACCTTCCCCATCCTGACCATCGCCATGATCCTGGGCCTGGCTTACCTGATGAACTACTCCGGCATGAGCTCCACCCTGGGTCTGGCCTTCACCCACACCGGCTGGCTGTTCCCCTTCTTCTCTCCCCTGCTGGGCTGGCTGGGCGTGTTCCTGACCGGTTCCGACACGTCCTCCTGCGCCCTGTTCGGCGGCATGCAGAAGGACACCGCCCTGGCCGTGGGCATGCGCCCCGAACTGGCCGTGGCCTCCAACGCCTCCGGTGGCGTGACCGCCAAGATGATCTCGCCCCAGTCCCTGTCCGTGGCTACCGCCGCCA